The genomic stretch ATATATTTTTACCTGTTGATTATTCAAATTAATAAAGCATTAAAACCAGTCTGGATAAAATGACGATCGTCAGAGATATTTCTAGGTAGTTTCACGGTACAATTACCTCATCTCTAACAATATGTAAATGAATTAATTGAGGTTTGTCTTTCTTTTACTAATTTATAATAAGGATCGTAGAAAAATCATCAATTTTAATTTTTCCTAAGACATATTCTAGCTAATAATATATAACATGAAAAAAGCAATCATTTGTGGTTATTATGGACAAGGAAATGCAGGAGATGAGGCTTTATTATTGGCAATTTTAGCTAGATTACCTCATCATATACAACCTATTATTTTGTCAGGTAATCCTATTAAAACAACTAAAGATTATCAAGTAATTAGTTATTCTCGTCTCAGCATTATTAAGCAAATTTTAAAAGCAGAAAAAAAAGATTTATTTATCTGGGGAGGAGGTAGTTTAATTCAAGATGTCACAAGTATAAAAAGCCCTATTTTTTATTTAGGATTGATGATTTTAGCTCAATTAAAAGGTTTAAAAACTATCGCTTATGCCCAAGGAATTGGCCCCATAAAAACTACTTTTATTCGATGGTTAACAAAACAAGTTTTAACACGATGTGATGGGGTTAGTGTCCGCGATCGAGAATCAGCTAAATTATTAGAAAAATGGCAGATCAAATTTTTCTTAGCAGCCGATCCTGTATGGGCTTTATCTAGTAAAATTAATCAAGATTTTAACTTATTACCTAGTCCTAGAATTGCAGTTAATATTAGATCGCACCCTACCTTAACACCATCAAAATTAGAGATAATAATTCAAGCCTTAAAACAGTTTCAACAACAAACTTTAGCAAATATAATATTAGTACCTTTTCAAAAATTAAAAGATTTAGAAATTTGTCAATATATAGGAGAAAAATTAAAAGAAAATTATCAAATTGTTAATATTGAAAATCCTCAAGAATTAAAAGGATTATTTAGAGAAGTAGATCTTTTAGTGGGAATGCGTTTGCATAGTCTTATTATGGCAAGTAGTGAAAAATGTCCTTGTTTCGCTCTATCTTATGATCCCAAAGTGAGTAATTTGATGTCAGAAATTGGTCTGGATGGTTATGAATTAGAACATTTACCTCCTCAAGCTAATGTTATCACAGAAAAATGGTTAAAAATTTATCAAAATAAAGCACATTTATCTGATAATGAAATAAATTCTTTAAAACAAAGTGCATTGAAGCATCAAAACTTATTTGACTCTTTTATTTAACTTAAATATCTATATAATAAGTCTAAATGAATTGTGTAAATAAAATTTTTCTACCTCAACTGTTTCTCAAAATATATGGGATAAGATGGCATAAATAGTTTTTAAACTTTAAAATAATAGCTAATCATTATCAAAGTATTTTTGTTTGTAAATTCTAAATTATGAAAACTTTTTCTGTACTTAATTTACCCGTTAATCTCAGTGATAATTATGAAGATTGGCTAATCAATCGTATCGAAAATAGAGAGTTTACCCATGTTGTCACCATGAACTCAGAAATGGCAATGATGGCACAAAAAAACCCTGATTTAGCTATGGCTATTAAAAAAGCTGATTTAGTTGTACCCGATGGTTCTGGTATTATATTTTATTTAAAACGTAGGGGACAAAAACAACAGCGA from Geminocystis sp. NIES-3709 encodes the following:
- the csaB gene encoding polysaccharide pyruvyl transferase CsaB yields the protein MKKAIICGYYGQGNAGDEALLLAILARLPHHIQPIILSGNPIKTTKDYQVISYSRLSIIKQILKAEKKDLFIWGGGSLIQDVTSIKSPIFYLGLMILAQLKGLKTIAYAQGIGPIKTTFIRWLTKQVLTRCDGVSVRDRESAKLLEKWQIKFFLAADPVWALSSKINQDFNLLPSPRIAVNIRSHPTLTPSKLEIIIQALKQFQQQTLANIILVPFQKLKDLEICQYIGEKLKENYQIVNIENPQELKGLFREVDLLVGMRLHSLIMASSEKCPCFALSYDPKVSNLMSEIGLDGYELEHLPPQANVITEKWLKIYQNKAHLSDNEINSLKQSALKHQNLFDSFI